A stretch of Lactuca sativa cultivar Salinas chromosome 6, Lsat_Salinas_v11, whole genome shotgun sequence DNA encodes these proteins:
- the LOC111895366 gene encoding subtilisin-like protease, producing MERKRYNVLPELYILLILTFTSIFDTSSANANQAETYIVNLESPNGIVFAKPEDQQSWYHSFLSSSGIGSNKKPSILHAYHNVFMGFAAKLSADQVKAMESIDGFVSARPERMYKLHTTHTPRFLGLHQNFGFWRGSNYGKGIIIGVLDTGITPGHPSFHDKGVPPPPRKWKGKCEVAGCNNKLIGARDFTNSSPLDKEGHGTHTSSTAAGNFVDGANVFGMAKGTAVGMAPLAHVAMYRVCDDFACSESNILAAMDAAIEEGVDVLSLSLGGASVPFYEDGIAVGAFSAIQKGIFVSCSAGNSGPFNSTLSNEAPWILTVGASTIDRNIRATVHLGNKALFNGESLFQPQDFPQNLLPLVYPGLTGGQQAAWCAKGSLINIDVKGKVVICDRGGGIARIEKGQTVKEAGGAAMILLNQVTDGVSTVADAHVLPASHVGYESGVSIKTYLISTPSPVATITFHGTVIGNKTAPEVASFSSRGPSMASPGIIKPDIIAPGVSVLAAWPVSVENSTHTKSTFNMISGTSMACPHLAGISALLKSEHPDWSPAAIKSAIMTSAGQVNLNGDPVEDERELPADIYAIGSGHVNPSKANDPGLIFDIKPDDYIPYLCGLGYTSKQVGIIVKKTVTCSEGIEEAELNYPSFAVTLGVGDGKAFERTVTNVGEANSNYTITSFSIPDGLFLGISTTELKFTELNQSLTYQTFFLRNRDFEVTTPYAEGYITWGFGKYSVRTPFSIKFV from the coding sequence ATGGAGAGAAAGAGATATAACGTTTTACCAGAACTTTATATTCTATTGATTCTAACTTTCACAAGCATCTTTGACACCTCTTCTGCAAATGCCAACCAAGCAGAAACATATATTGTCAACTTAGAATCTCCTAATGGCATAGTGTTTGCTAAACCAGAAGACCAACAAAGTTGGTACCATTCTTTTTTATCATCAAGCGGTATCGGATCGAATAAAAAACCGAGCATCCTCCATGCATATCACAATGTGTTCATGGGGTTTGCAGCCAAGCTGTCTGCAGATCAAGTAAAAGCAATGGAAAGTATAGATGGATTTGTATCTGCAAGACCTGAAAGAATGTACAAGCTCCATACAACTCATACTCCCAGATTCTTGGGGTTACACCAAAATTTTGGATTCTGGAGAGGATCAAACTACGGAAAGGGAATCATAATCGGGGTTCTAGACACTGGAATCACACCGGGTCATCCTTCTTTTCATGACAAAGGAGTCCCTCCTCCTCCTCGAAAATGGAAAGGTAAATGTGAAGTTGCAGGGTGTAACAACAAGTTGATTGGTGCAAGGGATTTTACTAATAGTTCACCGCTTGATAAAGAGGGACATGGGACCCACACTTCTAGTACTGCTGCTGGAAACTTTGTGGACGGTGCTAATGTATTTGGAATGGCTAAAGGCACTGCAGTGGGAATGGCACCCCTTGCTCACGTGGCCATGTATAGAGTGTGTGATGATTTTGCTTGCTCTGAAAGTAACATCTTAGCAGCCATGGATGCAGCCATTGAAGAAGGAGTAGATGTGCTTTCACTCTCACTTGGTGGAGCTTCTGTTCCATTTTATGAAGATGGTATTGCAGTAGGTGCATTCAGTGCTATTCAAAAAGGAATCTTTGTAAGTTGTTCAGCTGGAAACTCCGGGCCTTTCAATTCAACTTTGTCAAACGAAGCTCCATGGATTCTCACAGTTGGTGCTAGTACCATTGATAGAAACATTAGAGCAACCGTTCATCTTGGAAACAAGGCTTTGTTTAATGGAGAATCTTTATTTCAACCACAAGATTTCCCTCAAAACCTTTTGCCTCTGGTTTACCCAGGTTTGACCGGTGGTCAACAGGCAGCATGGTGTGCGAAAGGATCATTAATCAACATTGATGTCAAAGGAAAAGTAGTGATATGTGATAGAGGTGGTGGCATAGCAAGAATTGAGAAAGGACAAACAGTAAAAGAGGCAGGAGGAGCTGCCATGATTCTACTTAATCAAGTCACAGATGGGGTTTCCACAGTAGCAGATGCTCATGTTCTTCCTGCATCACATGTTGGTTATGAATCCGGTGTCTCAATCAAGACATATTTGATTTCAACCCCATCTCCTGTTGCTACAATTACATTTCATGGAACTGTAATTGGGAATAAAACAGCTCCCGAGGTGGCATCTTTCTCATCCAGAGGGCCAAGCATGGCAAGCCCGGGTATCATTAAGCCCGACATTATCGCCCCTGGAGTTAGCGTTCTTGCAGCCTGGCCAGTGTCTGTTGAAAACAGCACACACACAAAATCAACATTTAACATGATTTCAGGCACATCAATGGCATGCCCTCATCTTGCTGGGATATCAGCATTGTTGAAGAGTGAACATCCTGATTGGTCTCCTGCAGCTATTAAGTCAGCAATCATGACATCAGCAGGTCAGGTAAACCTAAATGGTGACCCAGTCGAGGATGAGAGAGAGCTTCCTGCTGACATCTATGCCATAGGTTCTGGACATGTCAACCCGTCAAAAGCTAATGATCCAGGGTTGATTTTTGATATAAAACCGGATGATTACATACCTTATTTGTGTGGTTTAGGATATACAAGCAAACAAGTTGGGATCATCGTGAAGAAAACAGTTACGTGCTCAGAAGGAATAGAAGAAGCAGAACTTAACTATCCATCCTTCGCTGTTACTCTTGGAGTTGGTGATGGAAAAGCCTTTGAAAGGACAGTAACTAATGTTGGTGAAGCTAATTCAAATTACACCATAACAAGTTTTTCTATTCCAGATGGTCTATTTTTAGGTATTAGCACTACAGAGCTCAAATTCACTGAATTGAACCAAAGTTTGACATATCAAACGTTCTTCCTACGGAATAGAGATTTTGAGGTCACAACTCCATATGCGGAAGGATATATAACTTGGGGTTTTGGTAAATACTCGGTCAGGACTCCATTTTCTATCAAGTTTGTCTGA
- the LOC111895375 gene encoding subtilisin-like protease 4 → MICKRLSRMTINARLIFIQLFLTFSVTIAAGGTESENTRVSSTGLKNYIVHVKRQVASLSTISSEDLKAYHRSFLPFNTRLASSEKEEPLLYSYQNVVSGFAARLTDADIEAMSKIDGFVSAREERILKLQTTHTPKFLGLHQKSGIWKESEFGKGSIIGMLDTGILPDHASFSDHGIPPPPSKWKGRCEFNASTCNNKLIGARSFTIGAMASNISRTPIDEFGHGTHTASTAAGRFVKNAEAFGGAAGGTAVGMAPYAHLAIYKVCSNGDCPDSDILAGIDAAVADGVDVISMSLGLEEKLPFFHDNIAIASFAAVEKGIFVSCAAGNFGPINGTATNLAPWVLTVGASTTDRKIKATAKLGNDKEFDGESLFQPKGSPSSTLSPLVYAGANEKQDSKLCVNGSLEGMDVKGKVVLCERGVTARIDKGEVVKKAGGAAMILMNQEEEGFSLNADEHVLPATHVSYAAGEKIKAYINSTLTPMASLLFKGTVIGDPLAPFVAAFSSRGPNTVSPGILKPDIIGPGVSILAAWGSVSSRKPSFDLLSGTSMSCPHLSGVAALLKATHPNWTPAALKSAIMTSADLVNLKGTPIVDETLQPADLFATGSGHVNPSKANNPGLIYDIQPDDYIPYLCGLGYSDEQIGIIAHRPIKCSTKSSIPEGQLNYPSFAVKLGPPQTFTRTVTNVGEAYTSYVAKVVAPKGVSVSVRPNKINFTQMNEKATYSVIFIRTNEAAGDHSHGYITWVSTKYMVRSVVSVTFIM, encoded by the coding sequence ATGATCTGTAAACGCCTGTCACGGATGACTATCAACGCACGCCTAATTTTCATCCAACTATTCCTTACATTCTCTGTTACCATTGCTGCAGGAGGTACTGAATCTGAAAATACACGTGTCAGTAGTACTGGCTTGAAAAATTACATAGTCCATGTAAAGAGACAAGTAGCTTCACTATCTACAATAAGCAGCGAAGATCTGAAGGCATACCATCGATCATTTCTTCCCTTTAATACTCGTCTTGCATCCTCGGAGAAAGAGGAACCATTACTTTACTCATACCAAAATGTTGTCAGTGGTTTTGCAGCAAGACTCACTGATGCCGATATTGAAGCCATGAGTAAAATAGATGGGTTTGTATCAGCTCGTGAAGAAAGAATCTTGAAGCTTCAGACGACTCATACCCCAAAATTCTTGGGTTTGCATCAGAAATCAGGAATTTGGAAAGAATCTGAGTTTGGGAAGGGTAGCATCATTGGAATGTTAGACACTGGGATTCTACCGGATCATGCTTCATTTAGCGACCATGGAATACCACCTCCACCTTCTAAATGGAAAGGAAGGTGCGAGTTCAATGCCTCAACCTGCAACAACAAACTCATAGGTGCAAGATCCTTTACAATTGGTGCAATGGCTTCAAATATAAGCAGGACACCAATAGATGAATTTGGACATGGGACACATACTGCAAGCACAGCTGCTGGACGATTTGTTAAGAATGCAGAAGCATTCGGTGGTGCTGCAGGTGGAACAGCCGTCGGAATGGCACCCTATGCTCATCTGGCAATTTACAAAGTATGCTCCAATGGAGATTGCCCTGACAGTGACATACTAGCGGGGATTGATGCAGCAGTGGCTGATGGAGTTGACGTGATATCAATGTCTCTTGGGTTGGAGGAAAAGTTGCCCTTTTTTCACGACAACATCGCGATAGCTTCATTTGCTGCAGTTGAGAAAGGAATCTTTGTGAGTTGTGCAGCAGGGAACTTCGGTCCGATTAATGGCACTGCAACAAATCTAGCGCCGTGGGTTCTAACAGTTGGTGCTAGCACCACCGACCGGAAAATCAAAGCCACCGCAAAACTGGGAAACGATAAAGAATTTGATGGTGAATCTTTATTTCAGCCGAAAGGCTCCCCTTCTTCTACACTTTCACCACTCGTGTACGCTGGTGCTAATGAGAAACAAGATTCAAAGTTATGTGTCAACGGATCACTTGAAGGTATGGATGTCAAAGGAAAAGTTGTGTTGTGTGAGAGAGGTGTGACAGCAAGAATAGACAAAGGAGAAGTGGTGAAGAAAGCAGGTGGTGCAGCTATGATATTGatgaatcaagaagaagaaggattcaGCCTAAATGCCGATGAACATGTCCTCCCTGCAACACATGTGAGTTATGCAGCTGGAGAAAAGATCAAAGCTTACATTAACTCCACACTTACACCAATGGCATCTTTATTGTTCAAAGGAACAGTAATCGGAGATCCTTTAGCTCCATTTGTGGCTGCATTCTCTTCTAGAGGCCCAAATACAGTGAGCCCAGGAATTCTGAAACCGGACATTATTGGACCAGGAGTTAGCATTCTAGCAGCATGGGGAAGCGTTAGCAGCAGAAAGCCCTCATTTGATCTGCTGTCTGGAACGTCAATGTCATGCCCGCATCTCAGTGGTGTTGCAGCACTGCTGAAAGCTACTCATCCTAATTGGACACCAGCAGCTTTAAAGTCGGCTATAATGACTTCTGCAGACCTTGTTAATCTCAAAGGTACACCAATAGTAGATGAAACACTCCAACCAGCTGACCTATTTGCTACGGGTTCGGGTCATGTTAACCCATCAAAGGCAAATAATCCTGGATTGATCTATGATATCCAACCTGATGATTACATACCCTACTTATGTGGGCTTGGGTACAGTGATGAACAAATTGGGATCATTGCACATCGGCCGATTAAATGTTCAACAAAATCTAGCATACCAGAAGGCCAGCTGAATTATCCTTCGTTTGCTGTTAAACTGGGACCACCTCAGACATTTACAAGGACAGTGACAAATGTTGGAGAAGCTTATACATCGTATGTTGCTAAAGTTGTTGCACCAAAAGGAGTATCTGTGAGTGTTAGGCCCAACAAGATCAATTTTACGCAGATGAACGAGAAAGCCACATACTCGGTGATCTTCATCCGCACAAATGAGGCAGCAGGTGATCATTCTCATGGCTATATAACGTGGGTCTCCACTAAATACATGGTTCGAAGTGTAGTCTCTGTGACCTTCATCATGTAA
- the LOC111895799 gene encoding uncharacterized protein LOC111895799 codes for MKKQSTIDGFFKRKHQSSDQDSEKPPEIVLDEDAPTLNVPNTDSHFKKPHLEINEIDLNTLERDPGLLCWCAFQGVAYRGHNEGLDSINKGNFRKMLKAIGDFNTEMKELFRTAPKYASYISQSIQKEVLNLISTRVKRMICADVDGGKFCLVVDEARDQSNKEQMSIVLRFLNKDGFVMERFFGLVHVPDTTTQTLKNAIYSVLSHNNLDLKSIRGQGYDGESNMQGNFKGLQALISNDCPFAYYVHCFAHRLQLALIAVSRGVVALQKFFTRLSFVVNVVGASSKRADQLRDAQAEEISYKISIDELETGRGLNQIGTLQRAGDTRWSSHLKSVSNLIKMFSPTCEVLLKIIKDGTGSIKGDANSAYEAITTFEFIFILHLEKEIMEITDLLCQALQRPSQDICNALRLVASTKLLLQKMKDERWDGLLSLVMSFCQERNIDIPDMSSPYFSRGARARNECSDHTLEHHYRVDIFFEAINCQIMELNHRFNDSSTELLRLSTTLDPKSVDEPFRSGDIIKLVNKFYPEDFNEQEKVVLKIQLQHYEIDVVQHAYYKLLTSLDRTCNLPLGDAFRPNNGLLSGDTPETSSSFPYLPIDAATTDFPPSEYNYEFKPPFHYATSSSSTQNPSILRKTSSTMAAQWLFCNALIALLILFIAPHLSKSDDSSTQSPGFAYSWMDDDDEFYPGDIATIKVKILGNYNSEEYKYPFNPNITVNGSMGNSSYVTDVHSDFGNDTNNWRILFKPIMVGVFYMVIDDEHFRVHDNSLHFHVSPADSYIPPHFMFRWLNSKSEFQAGDTATIQVIVSENFNTKTYKHPFNPNITVSDYDGKNEKMGNSSYITGLFSNLGPAMNKWELHFIPIMVGTFHVLISQENLNVSDTSMSFIVTPGKIYRPGGIVSWMGGVNHFAFEAKAELLIIPKDAFGNNLTYISENWRIHFFDLSATDAKGENAYLWNLQQPGWSRFGGFEAWFIATISGNLLLHVKDKNQDLIGSPLTFTVDHGPLDVGNCVPDWTIESKSFQIFSTMETFITQRDKFGNLVPEFYPFDFDVIGMKENLSLPIGDVQFQEVAPGVQSLSFKLLIDGDFTLIITDKDKKQQIKDMPHEYRVYVGYCDGMKSIVNGSGLQNSVAGEVSKFSIFLRDIYDYPSPFNLITIRVEITLPLISLDVDPHIYPVDPHNGENEEWERWNSDFEVFYTPEKSGLYEIRVYCGSVPLNGGNPFTKFVSPGKVNASVSRVVKYESRVSNTVLHGVDVQLMDSFSNPVLIKASELSKLTLDPDEINRSFFMVVMFVDNRDGTYTGFYMPMILGTYKICASFEGKSIPPCPFEVTTYKREDLPIAYGLDVSVWEDESIVFNVLVNDYFVGGKAKVVEYQQPGHGSLLQHGDLFIYTPFKRFYGNDSFPYSMSDANGNNASSHVNIFVVCIPPQFVSFPPQLQADEDIFSPKFGGYSGFEITYSDSTENISIMFTAQHGSFSLSPLLMQLWDPMWKEITVTKMEGRSKELIISGRLEAINFAIKSLKYIGEGNFSGEDTLRVTTMNKHGKHDWDIPVIVNPINDPPFINVPEFIMLENVTEDEGFLIFDRQRDNFNFSIGDPDHLHFTGNKSHFRLMFSVEVSSGYFSANLPAELTSTTELKLKNGNSNQWQPLLTFIEISRRFSLKAKAIRFRGTIEDCNTLLQQILYHGDEDGGVLTVSVNDMGWYGCYPEDCQEMMSAPLISEATINLIRKMPVDPVIAQSLMSAIVIEAIILTLLVALLIFFTCKCVFVLLHKKIKNQPQPQSQNLHHMSSTKDSSDTITGQPSGLSKQLNEESKLG; via the exons ATGAAAAAACAATCAACTATTGATGggttttttaaaagaaaacaccAAAGTTCTGATCAAGATTCCGAAAAGCCACCGGAGATCGTTTTGGATGAAGATGCCCCCACACTCAATGTTCCTAATACTGATAGTCATTTCAAAAAACCTCATCTTGAAATTAATGAAATAGATCTTAACACACTTGAACGAGATCCTGGTTTGC TATGTTGGTGTGCCTTTCAAGGAGTTGCATATAGAGGCCACAATGAAGGATTAGATTCCATAAACAAAGGAAATTTTCGTAAAATGTTGAAGGCAATTGGCGATTTTAATACGGAGATGAAAGAATTGTTTCGTACTGCTCCTAAATATGCATCATATATATCACAGTCAATTCAAAAAGAGGTTCTAAACCTTATATCAACTAGGGTGAAGAGGATGATTTGTGCGGATGTTGATGGTGGAAAATTTTGTTTAGTTGTTGATGAAGCACGTGATCAGTCTAATAAAGAACAAATGTCAATTGTTTTGAGATTTTTAAATAAAGATGGCTTTGTTATGGAGCGTTTCTTTGGGCTTGTTCATGTACCTGACACTACAACACAAACGCTTAAGAATGCAATTTATTCTGTATTGTCACATAATAATCTTGATCTTAAGTCAATTCGAGGGCAAGGGTATGATGGTGAAAGCAATATGCAAggtaatttcaagggtttgcaagCATTGATTTCAAATGATTGTCCATTTGCGTATTATGTTCATTGTTTTGCCCATCGATTGCAATTAGCATTAATAGCCGTTTCACGAGGAGTTGTTGCATTACAGAAGTTTTTTACTCGATTATCTTTTGTTGTCAATGTTGTTGGTGCTTCCTCCAAGCGTGCCGACCAACTTAGAGATGCACAAGCCGAGGAAATTTCATATAAGATTTCTATTGATGAGTTAGAGACGGGTAGAGGTCTTAATCAAATTGGTACATTACAACGAGCTGGTGATACTAGATGGAGTTCTCACCTCAAATCAGTTTCGAACTTAATCAAAATGTTTAGTCCAACTTGTGAGGTTTTACTTAAAATTATTAAAGATGGCACCGGTTCAATCAAAGGCGATGCGAATTCAGCATATGAGGCTATTACTACATTTGAGTTCATTTTTATTCTTCATCTTGAGAAAGAAATAATGGAGATAACGGATTTACTTTGTCAAGCTTTACAAAGACCATCTCAAGATATTTGTAACGCATTGAGGCTAGTTGCATCTACCAAATTGTTATTACAAAAAATGAAAGATGAAAGATGGGATGGTTTGCTCTCTCTTGTTATGTCATTTTGTCAGGAACGCAACATTGATATCCCTGATATGTCTTCTCCATACTTTAGTAGAGGGGCTCGAGCTCGTAACGAGTGTAGTGATCATACACTTGAACATCATTACCGAGTGGATATATTTTTTGAAGCAATTAATTGTCAAATAATGGAACTCAATCATCGATTCAATGATAGCTCAACGGAGTTGCTTCGACTCTCAACAACTTTAGATCCTAAAAGTGTTGATGAGCCTTTTCGAAGTGGTGATATAATTAAGTTAGTAAATAAGTTTTATCCTGAAGATTTCAATGAACAAGAGAAAGTAGTTTTGAAGATACAACTTCAACATTATGAGATTGATGTCGTTCAACATGCATATTATAAACTATTGACATCTCT GGACCGAACTTGTAATTTACCCTTAGGAGACGCCTTTCGTCCAAATAACGGTCTACTTTCTGGAGATACGCCGGAAACCTCCTCTTCCTTTCCTTATCTTCCGATAGATGCGGCCACAACCGATTTCCCTCCCTCTGAATACAATTACGAGTTCAAACCGCCATTTCACTatgcaacttcttcttcttctactcaaAATCCCTCAATTCTGCGGAAAACATCCTCGACCATGGCTGCTCAGTGGCTCTTCTGCAACGCTCTCATTGCCCTCCTCATCCTCTTCATTGCTCCTCATTTATCAAAATCAG ATGATAGCTCAACACAGTCACCAGGTTTTGCTTATAGTTGgatggatgatgatgatgaatttTACCCAGGTGATATTGCAACGATTAAGGTTAAAATATTGGGGAATTACAACAGTGAGGAATACAAATACCCTTTTAATCCGAACATCACAGTGAATGGCTCAATGGGGAACAGTAGTTATGTTACTGATGTGCATTCCGATTTTGGCAATGATACGAACAACTGGCGGATTCTTTTTAAGCCAATCATGGTTGGAGTTTTCTACATGGTTATTGATGATGAGCATTTCAGAGTGCATGACAACTCTTTGCATTTCCACGTTTCACCAG CTGATTCGTATATACCTCCTCATTTTATGTTTCGTTGGCTGAATTCGAAGAGTGAGTTTCAGGCAGGTGATACTGCAACTATTCAGGTTATAGTATCTGAGAATTTCAACACCAAGACATACAAACACCCTTTTAATCCCAACATCACAGTGAGTGACTACGATGGAAAGAATGAGAAGATGGGAAATAGTAGTTACATTACTGGGcttttttccaatttgggccctGCTATGAACAAATGGGAGTTACATTTTATTCCAATTATGGTTGGGACGTTCCACGTGCTTATCAGTCAAGAAAATCTCAATGTGTCTGACACCTCTATGTCTTTCATTGTTACACCAG gTAAAATTTATAGACCTGGTGGGATTGTGTCATGGATGGGTGGAGTCAATCATTTTGCATTTGAGGCAAAAGCTGAACTCTTGATAATTCCTAAAGATGCATTTGGGAACAATCTTACATATATAAGTGAAAATTGGAGAATTCACTTTTTTGATTTATCTGCTACAGATGCAAAAGGTGAGAATGCATATTTGTGGAATTTGCAGCAGCCCGGATGGAGTAGATTTGGTGGTTTCGAGGCTTGGTTTATTGCAACCATATCAGGAAATCTCTTACTTCACGTAAAAGATAAAAACCAAGACTTGATTGGATCCCCGTTGACTTTCACGGTTGACCATGGACCACTTGATGTTGGTAACTGTGTGCCAGATTGGACCATTGAATCAAAATCTTTTCAGATCTTTTCCACTATGGAAACATTTATAACTCAACGAGATAAATTTGGGAACCTTGTTCCAGAATTTTATCcatttgattttgatgttattggtATGAAGGAAAATTTGTCTTTGCCTATTGGTGATGTGCAATTTCAGGAAGTGGCTCCAGGTGTTCAATCATTATCTTTCAAATTACTTATAGATGGGGATTTTACACTCATCATTACGGATAAGGATAAGAAACAACAGATCAAGGATATGCCACACGAATATAGGGTCTATGTTG GGTATTGTGATGGAATGAAGAGTATTGTTAATGGATCTGGTTTACAAAACTCTGTTGCTGGAgaagtttcaaaattttctatcttCTTAAGGGATATTTATGACTATCCTTCACCATTCAACTTAATTACAATTCGAGTAGAAATCACATTGCCTTTAATCTCGCTTGATGTGGATCCACACATTTATCCAGTGGATCCTCACAATG GTGAGAATGAGGAATGGGAAAGATGGAATAGCGACTTTGAGGTTTTTTATACACCTGAAAAGAGTGGGTTGTATGAGATTCGTGTATATTGTGGCAGCGTTCCACTGAATGGAGGAAATCCATTTACAAAGTTTGTAAGTCCAG GCAAGGTCAATGCATCCGTATCAAGAGTTGTAAAATATGAATCAAGAGTCTCAAACACGGTTTTACATGGTGTAGATGTGCAACTGATGGATTCTTTTTCTAATCCAGTCTTGATAAAAGCATCAGAATTGTCCAAATTGACACTGGATCCTGATGAAATCAACAGATCATTTTTTATGGTTGTAATGTTTGTAGACAACAGGGATGGGACATACACTGGCTTCTACATGCCAATGATTCTTGGAACATACAAGATATGTGCTTCATTTGAAGGAAAGAGTATCCCCCCATGTCCCTTTGAGGTGACTACTTACAAAA GGGAGGACCTTCCTATAGCCTATGGTCTTGATGTCTCTGTTTGGGAGGATGAATCCATAGTTTTTAATGTTCTAGTAAACGATTACTTTGTTGGTGGAAAGGCAAAAGTTGTTGAATATCAACAG CCAGGTCATGGTTCACTTTTGCAGCATGGAGATCTGTTTATATACACTCCATTTAAGAGATTTTATGGAAATGATTCATTTCCATACTCAATGTCAGATGCAAATGGCAACAATGCTTCTTCTCATGTAAACATATTTGTCGTCTGTATTCCCCCACAGTTTGTTTCTTTTCCACCTCAATTGCAGGCAGATGAAGATATCTTCAGTCCTAAATTTGG TGGCTATTCAGGGTTTGAGATCACATATTCGGATTCAACAGAGAACATCTCTATTATGTTCACTGCACAACATggatcattctctctctctcctctactGATGCAACTTTGGGATCCCATGTGGAAGGAGATTACAGTCACTAAAATGGAAGGAAGGTCTAAAGAATTGATTATAAGTGGTCGTTTGGAAGCTATCAATTTTGCCATTAAATCACTCAAATACATCGG GGAGGGGAACTTCAGTGGTGAAGATACTCTTAGGGTTACCACCATGAACAAGCATGGGAAGCATGATTGGGATATTCCAGTCATTGTCAACCCAATCAATGATCCTCCATTTATTAATGTCCCTGAGTTCATCATGTTGGAGAATGTGACAGAAGATGAAGGCTTCTTGATCTTTGATAGACAACGAGACAATTTTAACTTCTCTATTGGGGATCCGGATCATCTTCACTTTACAG GAAATAAGAGTCACTTCCGCTTGATGTTTTCTGTGGAAGTTAGTTCAGGGTATTTCTCAGCAAACCTTCCAGCTGAGCTTACAAGCACAACTGAATTAAAGTTAAAGAATGGCAACAGCAATCAGTGGCAACCCCTTCTAACATTTATTGAAATCTCAAGACGTTTTTCTCTCAAAGCAAAAGCCATTAGATTCAGGGGAACTATTGAAGATTGCAACACTCTCCTCCAACAAATCCTTTATCAT GGGGATGAGGATGGTGGGGTGCTTACAGTGAGTGTTAATGATATGGGGTGGTATGGATGTTATCCAGAAGATTGTCAAGAGATGATGTCAGCGCCTCTTATTTCTGAGGCCACCATAAACTTGATAAGAAAGATGCCCGTGGATCCGGTCATAGCTCAAT CTCTTATGTCAGCGATTGTGATCGAAGCCATTATACTCACATTATTGGTTGCGTTACTAATATTTTTCACATGTAAATGTGTATTTGTCCTCCTACACAAAAAGATCAAAAATCAACCTCAACCTCAATCTCAAAATTTACATCACATG TCAAGTACAAAAGACTCATCTGATACTATAACTGGACAGCCTTCTGGCTTATCTAAACA GTTGAATGAGGAATCAAAATTGGGCTAA